A stretch of Cucumis sativus cultivar 9930 chromosome 2, Cucumber_9930_V3, whole genome shotgun sequence DNA encodes these proteins:
- the LOC101209882 gene encoding cyclin-C1-1 isoform X2 → MAANFWTSSHYKQLLDQEEVDVVQSLDKDRGITLEDFKLIKMHMANYILKLAQNVKVRQRVVATAITYMRRVYTRKSMTEYDPRLVTPTCLYLASKAEESTVQARLLVFYIKKIQSDEKYKYEIKHILEMEMKILEALDYYLVVFHPYRALSQLLQDAGLNDINMTQLTWGLVNDTYKMDLILIHPPYLIALACIYIASVLREKDTTAWFEELHVDMNVVSLLKAKLCERGQEYLN, encoded by the exons ATGGCAGCTAACTTCTGGACTTCATCGCACTA CAAACAACTCCTGGACCAAGAGGAGGTCGATGTGGTGCAATCGCTCGATAAAGATAGGGGCATCACTCTTGAAGACTTCAAGCTCATTAAGATGCATATGGCTAATT ATATATTGAAGTTGGCCCAAAATGTGAAAGTTAGACAAAG GGTTGTTGCAACTGCTATTACATATATGAGACGTGTTTACACCAG aaaGAGTATGACAGAATACGATCCACGATTAGTGACTCCAACCTGCCTATATTTGGCTTCAAAAGCAGAAGAAAGCACAGTGCAAGCTAGACTTCTAGTgttttacattaaaaaaatac AATCTGATGAAAAGTACAAGTATGAGATCAAGCATAtattggaaatggaaatgaaaattttagaagcCCTTGACTATTATTTGGTGGTATTCCACCCTTATCGTGCATTGTCTCA GTTGCTCCAAGATGCAGGCCTGAATGACATAAATATGACTCAATTGACCTG GGGACTTGTGAACGACACCTACAAGATGGATCTAATTCTTATTCATCCACCCTATTTGATAGCTTTGGCTTGCATATATATTGCTAGTGTGCTAAGAGAGAAAGACACAACTGCATGGTTTGAAGAACTTCATGTCGATATGAACGTGGTGAGTCTATTGAAAGCTAAATTATGTGAACGTG